The following DNA comes from Halobacillus litoralis.
GCTCGGATGTTTCTTTCCCTCTAGGTTTGTACACCTTTGACGATACCCAAAAGTCTGTCGTTTTAGATGGAAATGTGACGAGTGTAGAGGAATTGAAAGAGCTACAGTTGCCTGCCATACCCAATTCCGGTGGTGCAGGGCAGATGCCTGGACAATCTGGAGCGGAGATACCCTCTCAAGAATCTGCAGGAGGCCAGGGAGAAGCTTCACCACCACAAGGGTCTGAAGGGACATCAGGCCAAACCGGGTCGGACATCCCCCAGTCAATGGTTCAATCAGAAGGGATTCCGACTGTTGCTTTAGGTGACATCGCTGATATTGAGGTAGTAGGAGAAGCAGAATCGATTTCCCGCACAAACGGTGAAGATTCAATTTCCCTCCAAATCGTAAAAACTCAAGAGGCAAATACGGTTGATGTTGTTAATAGTGTCAAAGAAGAAACAGCTTCTTTCCAGGATGAGTTGGACGGAGTGGATTTTGTTTACTCCTTTGACCAGGGAGAGCCGATTGAAGAATCTGTCAGCACGATGCTGAACAAAGCATTGTTTGGTGGAATCTTTGCGGTTATCGTTATTTTACTGTTTTTGCGTAACATCAAAACGACTTTGATTTCAGTTATTTCTATTCCGCTATCCTTGCTGATTGCGATTTTATTCTTGAATCAAATGGATATTACGCTGAATATCATGACATTAGGAGCAATGACGGTTGCTATAGGACGTGTGGTCGATGACTCCATCGTAGTCGTCGAGAATATATACAGGCGGATGTCGTTATCAAGTGAAGAACTGCAAGGGAAACATTTGATTCGTGAATCGACAAGAGAAATGTTCATGCCGATTTTATCTTCCACCCTTGTAACAATTGCGGTATTCCTGCCATTAGGGCTGGTAGAAGGGACGGTAGGGCAGATCTTTTTACCATTTGCACTTACCGTGGTTTTCGCTTTGCTTGCTTCTTTGCTTGTGGCGGTTACCATTGTGCCGATGTTATCGCACCTGCTTTTGAAAAAAGCCAAAATAAAAGAGCAGCCTCATGAAGAAAGCGGAGGAAAAATGGCGGGCTGGTACCGTACAGTATTGACACGTACGCTTGATCATAAAATAATTTCTACTATAGTAGCTGTGCTTGTGCTCGCTGGAAGTATCGCATTGGTTCCTTTAGTCGGAACAAGCTTTCTTCCTGAACAGGAGCAAAAAATGGTAATGGCTACGTATAATCCAGAGCCAGGTCAGACGCTGGACGACGTTGAAGAGATTGCTGAAGAAGCTCAAGAATATTTCCTTGGACGGGAAGGGACGGAAAACGTTCAATATTCCGTTGGCGGGGAGAACCCGATGAGCCCTGGTGCATCCAATCAAGCAATGTTCTACGTGGAATATGCAGATGACACAGAGGAATTCTCTGATGAAACAGAAATTGTAATTGATGGGTTAAATGAACAGACAGAGCGCGGTGAGTGGGCAAATCAAGACTTCTCTGGCGCAGGTTCAAGCAGTGGATTAGAATTGCGTATCTTTGGTGATAGTGTGGACGAGATCAAACCAGTGGTTTCTGAGGTCGAAGCTTTGCTATCTGAAGAAGAAAACTTGAGAAATGTGGATTCGAGTTTATCTGAATCCTATGAGGAATATACGCTTGTCGCTGACCACGAACGTTTGAGTCAACTTGGTCTGACAGCAGCACAAATCGGCATGGAATTGAACCAGAACCGAGAGGAGCCGGTAGTAACGACTGTTGAACAGGACGGGGAAGAACTAGATGTCTATTTAGAAGTAGAAGAGGAAGATATCTCGAGCGTTGAAGACTTGACGAAACGAGAAATCCAATCACCTACGGGGCAATCAGTAGCCATTGATGAAGTTGTCGAAATTGAAGAGGGTACGACAGCTGATACCATCACCAGAAGAGATGGACGTGTTTATGCTAGTGTCAGTGCTGAAATCACAGTCGATGATGTTGGAGCGGTTTCTACCCAGGTGAATGAGATGGTCCAAGATATCGAGACGCCAGCCGGGGTGGAAATCACTCAAGGTGGGGTAGCTGAAGATATTGAAGAGTCATTCTCCCAACTAGGCTTAGCGATGCTTGCTGCGATTGCCATCGTTTATTTGATTCTCGTCGTCTTCTTTGGAGGCGGATTGGCACCATTAGCCATATTGTTCTCCTTGCCATTTACCATCATCGGGGCCGTACTCGGGTTGCTGGTCAGTGGTGAAACACTTAGTATCTCTGCGATGATCGGTGCTTTGATGTTGATCGGAATAGTTGTTACCAATGCAATTGTTCTCATTGACCGAGTCATCCATAAAGAGAAAGAAGGTTTATCGACTAGAGAAGCCTTGTTGGATGCAGGGATGACAAGGTTAAGGCCGATATTGATGACAGCCCTTGCTACAATCGGTGCATTGCTGCCATTAGCATTAGGCTTTGAAGGTGGTTCGATCATCAGTAAAGGTCTTGGTGTGACAGTAATTGGCGGATTGGCAAGCTCAACTCTATTAACCTTGCTTATCGTCCCATTAGCTTATGAAACATTGACGAAATTCCGTAAAAAGAAAAAAGGGCAGCCGAATAAAGCGTGAGCGGTGAAACTTACGCATTTTGTCCCTTTCTTGTAATCGTTTAGATGGTAAAATAAGAACATCCTCACATTCTGAGGGTGTTCTTTTCATATAATCAGGGAAACAAATGAATAAAATGATATGGAGGTGTCGGGATGGAGCATTATGAGATTACGATTATCGGTGCAGGGATGGCTGGCATTACTGCTGCAAGGCGATTAATCAAGCAAGGCAGAACGAACTTCCTTTTGACGGATAAAGGAAAATCTGTCGGCGGCCGTTTAGCCACTAGACGGGTGGCGGATGGAAAAGCGGACCATGGAGCACAGTTCTTTACAGTTCGGACAGAAGAGTTGGAAGAAGAATTAGAAGAGTGGCTGAATCGAGGGTGGATAAAGCAATGGTTTGGCGATCGCTACCCTCGTTATACAGCAATCGATGGAATGAACCAATTAGCTCAGCACCTGGCTTCAGATATCAATACATCTTTACATACAAAAGTAGTGAAACTGTTAGAAATCGATGGGGGCTATCATGTTTATAGTGAAGATGGGTCAGAGTGGAAGACGGATAAAGTATTGTTGACGATGCCCACACCTCAAGTAGTCGAACTGTTGAAAAACAGTAAACTGGATATCGTAACAGCAGAGCTTAAACGCTTGAAAGAGATCATCTTTGAACCCACTTATGTCGGAATCTATCACTTTAATCATACAACGAACCTGCCTGAGAACGGGCACTTGGATCTGGACTTACCTGAAGGAGTAGAGCGTATCGTTGACCATCGTAAAAAAGGAATTTCCCAAGATACAATAGTCAGTGTTTATATGAAGGGGGACTGGTCCAGGAAATATTATGGGGAAGACTATGTTCATTCATTGATTAAAGAAAAAACCGAACTCTATCTTGAGTGGAGTACTCTCGAATCTGAACAATTGAAACGCTGGCGCTATGCACAAGCTAAGAAAACCATAGAACAGTCTTATATTGATTTATCCGGAGATGGCCGTTTAGTTGTTGCAGGAGATGCCTTCTTGCGTTCAAACGATGAAGCTGGACGCACCAGGTTTGAAAGTGCTTATCTATCAGGAAAAGATGCAGCTGCTTATTTAAGCTGGTAAAAAGAAAAACGCGAGGGCCACAGGCTATACCATGGCTCTCGCGTTTTTCAGTACTAACTAGCTTTAGCTTCATATCTCTTCAGGCGCTTCATCCGAGTAACTGTGTAGACAGCCAGCCCTGCCCAAATGAGTGTGAACGAAACGATGTGAACTTCTGTGAAGGGTTCATCGTACAAAAACACACCAATTATGAGCATGATGGTCGGAGCGATATATTGCAAAAAACCTACCATCGATAATGGGATACGTTTAGCCCCGGCTGAAAAGAGCAGTAGGGGGACGGCGGTAACAACCCCGGCACCAAGACGACAAATGCTGTATGGGATAGTATGCTCACTTCTGACCATTGACCGCTTTGCTGTTGAAATAAGAAAATCAAGGCAGCAGGTGTAACGATAAGTGTTTCAATGGTCAATCCGAACATGGCGTTCAAAGGTACAAGCTTCTTAAGCAATCCGTAGGCACCGAAACTGAATGCCAGTAAGATCGCAAGCCAGGGAACAGACCCGAAGTTGATGGTCATATAGAGAACCCCTAGACCTGCTAATAAGAAGGCCAGCCACTGTGCCTTTGAAAAATTTTCTTTTAATACGATCATCCCGAGTAAAATGCTCACAAGTGGGTTGATATAATACCCGAGGCTGGCTTCCACTACATGCTCTGTATTGACTGCCAGGATGTAGGTGACCCAGTTGATACTTATGGCCAATGAAGCAAGTGTAATCCCTAGGATTCTTTTTCTGCTTTTAAAAATATACCGGCATTCTTCTATGAAAGCGGTCCGTTTCCTTGCCAGGATAACTATCAAACTCATAAAGACGAAAGACCACACGATACGGTGGGCAAGAATTTCAAAAGCGGGGATCTGCTGGATGAGCTTCCAATAGATCGGAAGCAAGCCCCATAGAATATATGCGCCGGCTGTATAAAGTACGCCTGATTTTTGATCATTGATCATGCTGAGGATCCTTTCAAAAGGGATATGGATGTTAAATCATACGCTTCATTATATCACCTATTTAAAGGAGAAACAGAAAAAATGCATGACCCATTTTTAGGGTCATGCACTTTAGATGGTGATAGTATCGGATCGCTTAAAAGGATTCTTGATTTTCATCGTAATCATCCCCGGCGTTTTGTATTGGGGCATCATTTTTGTCCTGAATAGCTATTTTCATTAATGGTTGTTCAGCTGGTCCTTCGACCACTGATCCATTAAAAGAGAATCGGGAACCATGACACGGGCAATCCCAAGTATGTTCGGCACTGTTCCACTCGACTTCACACCCCATGTGTGTACAAGTGGTATCAAGTACGTGGAGCTTCCCTTCCTCATCCCTATAGGCGCCGGCTCGTTCTCCCTTCCACTGTACGACCATACCTTCACCTTTCTTTAAGTGTTTAGGACGGTCGCTGACCAATTCTAACTTTCCTTCCACAAGATGAGTGGCGACATCGAAATTTTGTGAAAGAAAATGCTTCATACTCGGATCTGATTTGAATCTTGTCGGCTTGAACAGCTCATGAAAAAGGGAGTCTTCTCCTGTGACATAGTCACAAATCAGCTGGGCAGCTAACGTGCCGTTTGTCATCCCCCATTTCCGAAAGCCGGTGGCAATAAATACACGATCATTATTTCTTGTGATGGGGCCGATATAAGGGACTTTATCTAATGTGGTCAAATCCTGTGCAGACCACTGGAACAGCTTCTTCTTAATACCGAATGTTTCAGCGGCGAACTCTTCTAGAGCGTTATAATGAAAAGAGGTGTCAACCCCCTGGCCGGTTTTGTGGCTTTCCCCTCCAATCAGTAAGAGAGGTGTTCCATTATAGTGCGCAGTCCGGATCGAACGTTTTGGCTCATCTACTGATAAATACATTCCTTCTGGAACTTCTTTTTCCGGCTCGATGGCCAGAAGGTAAGATCTCTCGGCATACATCCTGCTGAAATAAAGACCTTTTCCATCGTAAAAGGGAAAGTGACTGCAAGAAATGACTTTTTCACAAGCCACTGTAAATCCATCTCCTGTCATGACTTCCACTTTATCCTTTTCCTGTACATCTGTCGCTTTCGTATGTTCATAAATTTCTCCCCCTAGTTTAGTGAACTCTTCTACAAGGGCAGATAAATACTTCAGGGGATGGAATCTAGCTTGGTTCTTCATGCTTAAAGAACGAGTGGTTTCAATAGAAAATGGTAGGGTTTCACCAAGTTCCCCCTCAATCCCTAATGTTTGATACGCTTCATACTCTTTCTCTAACTTTTGTGCTCCAATATTTGTTGTAGCAAATAAGTAAGCATCTTCTTTTGTCCAGTCACAATCGATTTCATATTTATTGATCAGCTCTTCTACTTTTTGTAAGGCTGTCATTTGAGCTTGATAGTATAAGGCGGCTTCTTCTTCGCCGAAATGTTTCATTATTTCATGGTAAATAAGACCATGCTGTGCCGTCACTTTGGCAGTTGTATGTCCTGTTGTGCCATTGAGGAGCTGATCCGCTTCCAGGAGTGTGACCTGTTTGCCTTCCTTTGCCAGCAAGTAGGCAGTAGTGATCCCGGTGATACCTCCACCTACAACCACCACTTCTGTTGCTGAATCTTCCTTCAAGGTTTCGAAAGTTGGTAGTGCCATGTCTTCACGCCACAATGGTTCTGGTCGAGTCCATTTCTGATGATGTTCCATACTTTCCCTCCTGTGTGTCTCTTTCCTTTCATTCTTTCCTTTCTCTTACATTTCATGTATAGGGAGCATGGAAAATTAACAACTTTTCACCTTTATAGTATAATTGAGGCATTGATTATGTATGGTGAAAGGGGGCAGCTGAGAATGGAAGTATTTGTGGCACGACAGCCGATCTTGAACGTGAACGATGAGGTTTATGCTTATGAACTTTTGTACCGGAATAGTGAAGAAAACCGGTTTGTTCCAATTGATGCCAATCAAGCGACATCTGAAGTATTGATGAACAGCTTTGTTACGATTGGTTTGGAACGTTTATCCCAGAATAAACCTTGCTTCATCAATTTCACAGAAGATCTGCTGTTTGAAAAAGTTCCCGAATACTTCAATCCGCAACAGTTGGTCGTTGAAATACTGGAGCACGTTTCTTTCAGTCTTGATTTAATCAGGGTGTGCCGGGAGCTGAAAGGGAAGGGGTACCTGATCGCTCTTGATGACGTTATAGATTTGGACAGGGCTTCACTGTATGAACTTCTCCCATATGTAGATATTTTGAAGGTGGACATCAGAGCTGTTACGAAAGAAAACCGCTGGAAAATCATTCGCTTGACTGAGGACTTCAACCTCACGCTTTTAGCTGAAAAAGTGGAGACGAGAGAAGAACATCACCAGTGTAAGGAGGAAGGATTCGAACTTTTCCAGGGTTTTTACTATAGTAAACCGTTGATCGTTAAAGGGTTGGAGATTCCTTTTTATACAGGTACTTATTTTCAGATGATCAAAGAATTATCAGCTACTGAGGAAGAGGTCAACATTGAAAAGGTAACGGAAATTCTAGAACAGGATGTAGCTTTAACCTACAAGTTACTGCGTCTGATCAATTCATCTCAATACCGGGTAAAGGTGCCTGTTCAATCCATCAAACAAGCCGTTATGCTTTTAGGTACTGAGTCTTTGAAAAAATGGTTGTATGTTTTATCAGTAGAACAGACGGCACCCGTCACTTCTTCAAAAACACAATTAATTTTAAAGACCAGTTTACTAAGGGCGAAGATGTGTGAACAAATAGCCATCCGTATTAGGACAAAAGCAAAGGCGGATGGTTTCTTTCTTACGGGATTCATGTCTCTGATCGATGTGATCACTCAAAAGCCCGTGGGTGAAGTCATTAACTTACTGCCCCTTGATACAGCTATAAAAGAAGCCTTGCTAGGAACTGAAAATATTTACCGGCAAATACTTGATATGGTAATTGGGATGGAAAAGGCGGACTTTGAAATACTGGAAAGTCATTTAATCGTCGGAGGAGTGGGCTTTACTGAGATTTTTGAAATTTATGGGCAGGCAATTGCGTGGACAGATCAATTGTATCAAGAGCATTTCACTGAAAGTGCGACATAGTGGACAGGCATCAATAATAGTGGTAATCTAATTCATGTTTGCTTCCTATAAATGAGGGAGCAACTATTTTTATGTATAACGTTACCTAGGTAATGAAAAAGGAGAGCGTAAGATTGACACTATTATTTCATCGTATCCAACAATTATCGAGAGACTTAAACAAATATTTAAATGAATCTTTGGAAGAAGAAGATATCTACATGTCCCACTGGGCTGTTTTATTTCAATTGGAATCCAACGACGGGTGTATGACTCAAGCAGAACTTAAGGAGCGCCTCAATATCGAAGCTCCGCCATTATCAAGAGTCATTCAGAAACTGGTAAAGCTCGGTTACATTGAAAAAAATAAAAGTAAAGATCAGCGCACAAATGACATCACCATCACAAGAAAAGGAGAAGAAAGATATCCTTTTTGGCGGAAAGCTATCGGAGAAGCTGAGGAACGCTTATTAGAAAAGTTGGGGACAACGGGGGAGAAGGCTTTAGAAGAACACGTATTGTCCTTATCTCGTATGGTTTCTGAAGAAAGGAGGGGAAGCTGATGAATGCTGCCGCGAAACAGCCCCTTTGGACTAAGAGCTTTCTCAATGTATGTCTCAGTAATTTTTTCGTGTTCTTGGTTTTTTATCTGATGTTTGTGACCTTACCTATTTATGCTATCGAGGAGGTCGGAGTAGCAGAAGGACAAGCTGGATTGATAATAACCCTCTTTTTGTTAGCTGCTATCATGATACGTCCGCTTACAGGACAATGGGTGGAATCGATTGGGAGGCGACCTGTTGTTATTTTGTCATTGAGCATCTTTCTGATTAGCTCAGGATTGTATTTTTTCTTTGATGCATTCAGCTTTTTGCTTGTTGTTCGTTTCATACAGGGTCTTGGATTCGGAATGGGGACTACTGTCCTTGGAGCGTTAGCAGCAGATGTTATTCCTGAGCAACGTAAAGGGGAAGGAATGGGCTATTTTGCCATGTCAATGAATTTCGCTATGGTCATCGGTCCTTTTTTAGGGTTGACGATTATCCAGTCCGTGAATTTCATGTTCATGTTTCTTGTATGCTTGTTTTTTGCAGCTGTAGCCTTTTTGTCAGGAATTATGATCAAGGTGCCTGAAAAAGGATCCTCTACTAAGAAAAGTGTCATCCCGAATTTAAATGGGCTTCTTGAAAAGCCTGTCATCCCTTTAGCTTTGACAGGAGCTGTATTAGCGCTTACTTATTCCGGTGTTTTGTCCTTTGTATCGGTGTATGCGAACAACCTTGGCCTTGAGGAGGCTGCTAGTTATTTCTTTGTAATATATGCTCTCGTTCTCTTGATTTCCCGACCTTTTACAGGGAAGTGGTTTGATCAGTATGGGGAGAATGTCATTGTCATTCCTTCCATTATTCTATTTGGTGTAGGGATGTTCGTATTGAGCTTTGCGGAAACTTCCCTGCTTCTGCTGGTCGCCGGTGGACTGATCGGCTTAGGGTGGGGAACGCTCGTGCCTAGCCTTCAAACCATTGCTCTGAAAAAAGTTCCGGATCGCGCAGGTGCAGCTACAGCCACCTTTTTCACCATATTTGATATAGGGATGGGAATCGGTTCCTATGTGGTAGGTGCTGTTGCAACAGGAATCGGTTTTTCCTCATTATATTTCAACAGTTCATTCATAATATTCGGAGCGGTTTTCCTATACATTTTGTTACACGGAAGAACGGTCCAGCCGAACTCGAAGCAAGAAATAGAATATAGTAAATAAGAAGGAGGACGTTGGCTCCTTCTTTTGTTAAAATTAAATGAAAACGCTTACAGAAAATGCAAAGGGGAGTAAGACGTGAAAGAAAACATTAAAAGTATGGAAACATCCATGATCCACAGTGAACATAAGGTACGTGATGTCCATGGGAGCTTGACGATGCCGATTTATCAGACATCGACGTTCTCTTTTTCATCAGCTGCAGAGGGTGCACGCAGGTTTGCCGGTGAGGAAGAAGGTTATATATATTCTAGACTTGGAAACCCGACTGTCAAAGCCTTGGAAGAGCGAATAGCTGTTTTGGAAGGTGGCGAAAGAGGGTTGGCCTTCGCCTCAGGAATGGCGGGCGTAAGTGCTGTACTTATCGCTATGACGAAAGCGAATGACCACATCCTATGTTCAAATGGTCTATATGGTTGTACTTATGGGCTCCTTCAAATGCTGGAAGAAAAATATGACATTACACACGACTTCAGTTTTATGGAATCTGAAGAAGAACTAAGAAATAAGATTAATAAGAACACTTCTTGTATTTTTATTGAAACACCGATTAATCCCACGATGAAGGTGGTCGACTTATCTATGGTCGCGCAGGTCGCTAAGGAATACGGCATTCCTGTCGTCGTTGATAATACATTCTGCACACCGTATCTTCAACGCCCATTGGAAAAAGGGTGCGACATCGTCATCCATAGTGCGACGAAGTATATCGGTGGGCATGGGGACGTCATTGCCGGTCTTGTCGTTGGTAAGGGAGAATTCATGAATGCCCTCGCAATGGCTGAGCAAAAGGATATCGGCGGCGTCCTTTCCCCTTTTGACGCCTGGTTGTTGTTAAGAGGTATAAAAACCCTTCATATCAGGATGGATCGCCACAGTTCTAATGCTGCGGAGATCGCTCGAAAACTTAAGGAACATCCAAGAGTCGAAAATGTTTACTACCCTGGGATGGAAAACCACGAGCAAAAATCAATAGTCAAAAAACAAATGAAAACGGGGGGAGGGGTCATCGCATTCGAATTAAAAGGATCGAAGTCCGAAGCCCAAAATTTCATGGATCGATTAGAACTCATTCAAATTGCGGTGAGCCTGGGAGATGCAGAAACATTAATACAGCATCCAGCCACAATGACTCACGCGGTTGTTCCAGAAGAAAAGAGAAAGGAAATGGGAATAGGTGATTCGCTTATCCGTTTATCTGTAGGCCTTGAAGCTGTAGAAGATATTTGGCATGATATGAATCAGGCACTGCAATCTTAAATAACTACTTAAATGTTGGAAGCCGGGGCGTCCCCCGGCTTCTTTTTGTTGAGAAAAATCCGTTAACTGACAGCAAGGGTTTATCCATCTCTACGTAGGGAAAAGTAGTACTACAATGATGATGAACAAAGATGAAATATCAAATAATAAAAGGTGAATTCAAGAAAGGGACGGTGCAGTATGTTAAAGAAACTATTCGGTAAGAAAAGTGTAGAAGAGCAGCTTGTTGCTCCTGTAAGTGGGAAGGTCGTTTCCTTGGATGAAGTGGATGATCCAGTATTTAGTCAACGTATGATGGGAGACGGGGTAGCTGTGGAACCGACAGACGGAAAGGTCGTTGCGCCGGTTTCAGGTGAAATCGTCCAACTGTTTCCTACTAATCATGCTGTCGGTGTTAAGACGAAATCAGGTGTAGAAGTACTAGTTCATATCGGGTTAGAAACAGTATCTATGGAAGGTGAAGGTTTCGAGGGTCATGTGAAAACAGGAGATCATGTCAATGCCGGAGACCGATTGGTGACCTTCGATATGAACTTGGTAAATGAGAAAGCTAAGAGTACGATTACCCCGGTTGTCATCACAAACTATGATGATATTGTTGATAGCTTTGAGCCTTCATACAGTGATGGGGCGGAGGCTGGACAATCCACTATTGCAACACTGCAAACGAAATCATAAAAAAAGACCTAAAGCAGAGAATTCTTTGCTTTAGGTCTTTTTCTAATTAAGTCCATCCCCATATTCCATAAAAGCCCCCCTTTTCCTTAACACTCTGTTTCGAGATGTTTGTATGGAATAAAGGGTCGCTTGGGAAGGATTCCTCCAGTTACATTGCCCAGACACTCGCGACATAAGCAGAACATCAAAGGAATGAAAAAGCACATTCCGTTAATGTTCTGCTTATGCTAGTCGTGTCTCCCAGGGCAATTCCACCTTTGAACACTTTCCTGTGGGGGAACTGGCGAGCTTCCTCGGGCTTAAAAGCCCTGCGGGATCTCGCCTACCCCCTGCTCCCACGGGAGTCTCACCCTTCCCAAACGACCCTTGCCATAAGAAATTCTCAAAACCGACTTATTGTAGAAGGGATTTCTTAGTTGGAAAACGCTATGAAAATAGTATACGCGCAGAGTTCTCTATACTTAGAAAGATGCTTGAATGAATACGATTTCGAGAAAATTATACGGTAAGGGCGGAGGGGAACAAGGAGACTCCTGCGGGACAAGAGTGCAGGATGAGACCCCACAGAGCGTTATTAGCTCGAGGAGGCTCATCGCGCTCCCGCGGAAAGCGAATTGTTCCCCGTAGCCCTATAATCTCAATAAAAGCCTCGAAATCATGTTTTCAAGTATTCTGACCGTTTATGGAATAACCGTTAATATTTCGATTGGAATCCACTTGGCGAAAAACGTATAATGGGAGCAGACTAAGGAGGCGGGTGAAGGGACCTCTTTTCATATTTGCGAAAGGATGATGGAAATGACACAAGGAATCATAACATTAGGAGAAGCATTGATCGACTTCATTCCACTTGATGCCCACAATGTCAATTTTCAAAAAAGCCCTGGTGGGGCACCGGCTAACGTAGCTGTAGGTCTGGCACGCCTCGGTGCAAAGGCGACGTTTTTAGGTAAGGTCGGTGATGATGTTCTCGGTCGGTTTTTAAAGGAAACCCTTACTGGTTACGGAGTACATACACAATATATGCATTTGACCGGAGATGTGAGGACGGGTGTGGTCTTCGTCACATTAGGCGAGGAAGGGGAGCGCAGCTTCGATTTTTATATCAACCCGAGTGCCGACCGCTTCCTTGAGAAACAAGAAGTGGAAGAAAGCCTCTTCCATTCCCATAACCTTTTCCACTTTGGGTCGATTTCTATGATTGATCAACCAGCTCGCTCGGCTACGAAGTTTGCTGTTGAGCGAGCGAAACAGAACGGACTGATCATATCCTACGATCCCAATTTGCGCTTAGGGCTCTGGCCCTCTGAAGAAAAAGCGAAAGAAACGATTCTTTCCATGCTGGTAGAAGCGGACGTTGTGAAAATTTCTGAAGAGGAACTTGAGTTTTTAACTGCGGAAATAGATATCGATGCTGGTGTCAAAGCATTAACAGATTACAATATTCCTGTTTTATATGTTA
Coding sequences within:
- a CDS encoding MFS transporter gives rise to the protein MNAAAKQPLWTKSFLNVCLSNFFVFLVFYLMFVTLPIYAIEEVGVAEGQAGLIITLFLLAAIMIRPLTGQWVESIGRRPVVILSLSIFLISSGLYFFFDAFSFLLVVRFIQGLGFGMGTTVLGALAADVIPEQRKGEGMGYFAMSMNFAMVIGPFLGLTIIQSVNFMFMFLVCLFFAAVAFLSGIMIKVPEKGSSTKKSVIPNLNGLLEKPVIPLALTGAVLALTYSGVLSFVSVYANNLGLEEAASYFFVIYALVLLISRPFTGKWFDQYGENVIVIPSIILFGVGMFVLSFAETSLLLLVAGGLIGLGWGTLVPSLQTIALKKVPDRAGAATATFFTIFDIGMGIGSYVVGAVATGIGFSSLYFNSSFIIFGAVFLYILLHGRTVQPNSKQEIEYSK
- the megL gene encoding methionine gamma-lyase, with translation MKENIKSMETSMIHSEHKVRDVHGSLTMPIYQTSTFSFSSAAEGARRFAGEEEGYIYSRLGNPTVKALEERIAVLEGGERGLAFASGMAGVSAVLIAMTKANDHILCSNGLYGCTYGLLQMLEEKYDITHDFSFMESEEELRNKINKNTSCIFIETPINPTMKVVDLSMVAQVAKEYGIPVVVDNTFCTPYLQRPLEKGCDIVIHSATKYIGGHGDVIAGLVVGKGEFMNALAMAEQKDIGGVLSPFDAWLLLRGIKTLHIRMDRHSSNAAEIARKLKEHPRVENVYYPGMENHEQKSIVKKQMKTGGGVIAFELKGSKSEAQNFMDRLELIQIAVSLGDAETLIQHPATMTHAVVPEEKRKEMGIGDSLIRLSVGLEAVEDIWHDMNQALQS
- a CDS encoding PTS sugar transporter subunit IIA; this translates as MLKKLFGKKSVEEQLVAPVSGKVVSLDEVDDPVFSQRMMGDGVAVEPTDGKVVAPVSGEIVQLFPTNHAVGVKTKSGVEVLVHIGLETVSMEGEGFEGHVKTGDHVNAGDRLVTFDMNLVNEKAKSTITPVVITNYDDIVDSFEPSYSDGAEAGQSTIATLQTKS
- a CDS encoding aminoimidazole riboside kinase, with amino-acid sequence MTQGIITLGEALIDFIPLDAHNVNFQKSPGGAPANVAVGLARLGAKATFLGKVGDDVLGRFLKETLTGYGVHTQYMHLTGDVRTGVVFVTLGEEGERSFDFYINPSADRFLEKQEVEESLFHSHNLFHFGSISMIDQPARSATKFAVERAKQNGLIISYDPNLRLGLWPSEEKAKETILSMLVEADVVKISEEELEFLTAEIDIDAGVKALTDYNIPVLYVTRGGEGSHVFTKEGQTHIPAMKVDPVDTTGAGDAFVSAILYQMSEKGQPVTELSLTDLEAITRFASVSGALAASTKGAMTALPTREEIEGYLR